In the Blautia coccoides genome, CAGCTTGCGGATGGACATGGATGTGACCTCATGTATATTTTTGTCCCCTACAGTGACTGCCAGGGCTTCTTTTTTCAGACGCTGGCCTTTACAGGTGGGGCAGGGCGTAATGCGCATAAAAGATTCATATTCCTGTTTGCTGGACTCTGAACCTGTCTCTCTGTAGCGGCGCTCCACATTTTTTACTAGTCCCTCAAATGCCACATCGTATATACCTTCTCCGCGCTGGCCTTTATAATGGACCTTGATCTCTTTGCCATGGGTTCCATTGATGATCACATCTTTGATCTTGTCCGAATATTCTTCAAACGGTGTTTCCAGACTGAAATGGTATTCCTCTGCAAGAGCATCCAGAATCGCTCTCGTAAAACTTCCTTTATCTGTACAGGACTGCCAGCCCAGCACCACAATGGCCCCCTGGGCAATGCTCAGACTCCGGTCCGGTATCATCAGGTCCACATCAAACTCCATTTTATATCCCAGGCCGAAGCAGGCAGGACAGGCACCGAAAGGATTGTTGAAGGAAAAGCTTCGAGGTTCGATCTCATCAATGCTCACACCGCAGTCAGGACAGGAAAAGCTCTGGCTGAAATTTAACTGACTGCCGTCCATTGTATCCACAATAAGAAGACCGTCAGCCAGATTCAGAACATTCTCAATGGAATCTGTCAGACGTTTTTCAATCCCCTCTTTTACCACAAGACGGTCAACAACAATTTCTATATTGTGCTTGATATTCTTATCTAGTTTTATCTCTTCACTCAGCTCATAGAGACTGCCATCAATCTGCACTCTCACGTAACCGCTGCGCTTTGCCTGTTCCAGAAGCTTTGCGTGCGTCCCCTTCCGTCCTCTTACCACAGGAGCCAGGAGCTGGAGCTTTGTCCGTTCCGGCAGGCTCATAATGTGGTCCACCATCTGGTCAACGGTCTGCTTTTTTATCTCTTTTCCGCATTTTGGACAGTGAGGGATACCAATCCTGGCATAGAGAAGCCTAAAATAATCATAAATCTCCGTCACAGTGCCGACTGTGGAACGGGGGTTCCTGTTGGTTGATTTCTGGTCTATGGAGATAGCCGGAGAAAGACCTTCAATACTCTCCACATCCGGTTTCTCCATCTGTCCCAGGAACTGCCTTGCGTAGGATGACAGGGATTCCATATATCTCCTCTGCCCTTCCGCATATATGGTATCAAACGCCAGAGAACTCTTTCCGGAACCGCTCAGGCCTGTGAGGACTACAAGCTCATTGCGGGGGATATCCACATCCAGGTTCTTCAGATTATTCTCATTCGCACCGCGTATTTTAATAAATTGGTTGTCGTGATTTCTTACTGCCATTTTTATCTCCTTATTCGTGATCCGTACAACAGTTTTTATAAGATTCTCATTCCGAAACACAGCATAACTTCTGCCCTGCGACAAACCGAATATACGGGTTTCGGGGAATGTATGTTTGTTTTTATGCTACCTGCCATTATATCACAGGCTATGTGTATTTGCAAACGTATGTTCAGAGAGATTTTCAGGAAATGTTGGAAAATGGGTGCTGCATGCGGGAGGCTATGACAATAAGGACGGGATGTTGGGGGAGAGTGCGCGCCTCCTCTGGCAGCCAGCTTCGTTCCCCTTCAACTAAGCACTAACTTCGACTAAGCCGCTCAGCAAAGGCTTCGCGCCAAGTCTCCATAAGTGCTGGATTTTCAGGCTCTCTACCGCAATGTCTGCCAGAGGAGGCCCGCACTCTCCCCCAACATCCCTGGTTTTCTCTGCCGGCAGTCAAAAAATGCAAAGACGCTGCTTCTTGGTAATCTTAGTGATTTTCGTAGAAACGCTATATTACATTGGCTTAAGCAATAGGTTTTTTCTTGTGCCTACTGTTCAATGCTTATTATGGCCAGTATACCTGCACACTACAAATAAAAACACCCTGCGGAATAGTGAAATCCAGGAAGGGAATGGGAGAGGGCCGGAGGACGGAGATTCCTGTGAGCGATGTTTCGTGGAGTGCCGCGGAGATCCACCTGCCCCAGTTACTTAATGAAGAGGCCATTGCCGATGAATTTAGTAACTGGGAGCAGGTAGAGTGTATATGAAAATTGCTTTCGGCAAGCTGTGCGTCACACTTTGTGAGAGATTTGTCCCCGATGAGGGAATCGTAGCGGGCTACGCTGACCGAATTGGGGACAAATCTCCCGCAAAATGGGACGTGCAGCTTGCCGGAATGAATTTTCATATACACTCTGGCTCCGTGGCAGCGGAACGCTTCTCTCACAGGGATCTCCGTCCTCCGGCCCTCTCCCATTCACTTCCGTCCGTTACCATCCCCCACCCCAATTCCAGTGCAAAAAAGGCCCCCGCAACCCGCGGCAAGCCTTTTTCCTTTTTTCATCATACAGTCGCATGCTGTACATATGTTTTGCATTCTTTTTTATTTTTATTCTGACGCTCGGAACAAATATACTGCATTATGTCCCTTCTTGTGACAATACCTATAAAATTCTTCTGGTCGTCAATAACCGGTACAAAATTCTGCCGCATAGCCTTGTCCAACAAATCTTCCATGTCGGAATCCACACGGACCGGCGTATAGTTGGCCCGGCGCTTGAATGATGTGATCGGAATCTCCTCCGCAGCTTTTAAATTCAGGTCGCCGCGGTTTTTCAGTCCCCAAAGTAAGTCTCCTTCAGTAATTGTCCCCACATATTTTCCGTTCTCCCCGATAATCGGAATGCATGAATACCGGTGATATTCCATCTTTTCCAAGACCTGCCTTAAACTATAGCTGTCATAGATATAGGCCACATCACTCTTCGGAGTGAGAAAAAATAAAATATTCATTATACCCTCCCAGACTGTCATACAAAACGGCTGGAAACCCCTGCCGTTTTAACATATATTACCTTCCTTTATTCTGACACATTCTATGTTAATTTTCCAGAGATAAACTGTAAAACTTTATTAAATTTCTATAACCTGTGTTCACAAATTTTCAGGTTCATCCGAACTGTCAAAAAGGAACTCAGAAAGGACCGCATTGCTGAGAAGCACGCCTTCTTTTGACAGATACAGCCTGTCCTTTTTCTCCAGAAGCATTCCGCTTGAAAATAGTTTTTTCAGTGCCTTTTCATATACCAGTTCAATATCCCTGCCAAAGACACGGCGGAATTCTTTTTTGGATATTCCCCTTGTCTTGCGAAGCCCTAGGAACATAAATTCTTCTATTTGCCGGGGTTCCTCCAAAAACTGCACATCTGTGCGCATAGTTTTCGGTTCCCCGCATTTTTCCAGATAAGTTTTCATATCACCCGTATTATTCATACGGATGTTTCTCACCATGGAAGCCGCGCCCAGGCCAAGTCCCAGATAGTCGTCCCTTTCCCAGTATTTCAAATTATGCCGGCATTCTCTGCCCTCTTTTGCGTAATTGGAAATCTCATACTGGTGGAATCCGTATTGTCCAAGCACTTCCTCTGTTGCCTGGTAAATAGCCCTGCTGGTCTCCTCGTCAGGTAGAAGCTCCGGATGTGCGGCATACTTCTCATAAAACGTAGTGCCTTCTTCCAGAATAAGCTGATAGACGGATATATGTTCCGGGGAAAGCTCCGCTATCGTTTTAAGCTCTTCTCTCCAAAACTCCTCTGTCTGTCCCGGCAGAGAGGAGATCAAATCCACATTGATGTTTTGAAACCCGGCCTCTCTCGCCAGACGAAAGCTTTCCAGAAACTCCTCATAGGTGTGGATCCTTCCGAGGAGTCTTAAATTGCTGTCCCTGACAGACTGCAGACCAATGCTCAGACGGTTGATGCCGCAGTTTTTGTACGCCTGCAGCTTCTCTTTCGTCACAGTGCCGGGATTCATCTCCATGGTGATCTCCGGCATCCTCTCTATTTCAAAGGTATCCTTTACTGCTTCAAAGATTCTCTCAGTCTGAGATGCCTCCAGACAGGAGGGCGTGCCTCCTCCCACAAAAACGGTGGATACCCTATAGCCCCCGGCAAAATCCCCGTAGCTTCGGATTTCTTTTTCCAAAGCCTGCACATATGCCTCCCTCTCTTCCCTGCCTGCCGGCGCGGATAGAAAGTCACAGTATCCGCATTTCTGTATGCAGAAAGGAATGTGAAGATACAGCCCCAAATCTTTTTTCATTTTTCTTCTCCTGTAATTCTAAAAATCCTATTTATCGTCCAGCTTCAGAACACTCATAAATGCCTTCTGAGGAATCTCTACATTTCCCACCTGGCGCATACGCTTCTTTCCTTCCTTCTGTTTTTCCAGAAGTTTTCTCTTTCGGGAAATATCGCCGCCGTAACATTTTGCCAGCACATCTTTTCTCATGGCCTTCACGGTCTCACGGGCAATGATCTTACTGCCCACAGCCGCCTGAATGGGGATTTCAAAAAGCTGCCGGGGAATCTCTTCCTTCAGCTTCTCGCACATCTTCCTGCCGCGCTCATAGGCAGAGCCGGCAAACACAATAAAGGACAGAGCATCTACCTCCTCTTTGTTCACCAGAATATCCAGCTTCACAAGGTCACTGCGCTCATAGCCCAGCATCTCGTAGTCAAAGGATGCGTATCCTCTGGAACGTGATTTCAGGGCATCAAAAAAATCATATATGATCTCATTCAGCGGCAGATGATATTTTAAAAGGGCACGTGTGGTTTCCATATATTCCATTCCCTGATACTGCCCGCGGCGCTCCTGACAGAGATCCATGATCGGACCAATAAAGTCTGTGGTCACCATGATCTCCGCCTTCACCATAGGCTCTTCCATATATTCAATCTCGGATGGATCCGGCAGATTGGAAGGATTGGTCAGATCCATCATCTCACCGTTGGTCTTGTGCACCTTGTACACAACGCCCGGAGCAGTTGTGACCAGATCCAGGTTGTACTCTCTCTCCAATCGCTCCTGAATGATCTCCAGATGAAGAAGTCCCAGAAAACCGCAGCGGAAGCCAAAGCCCAGCGCAACAGATGTCTCCGGCTCAAACTGCAGGGACGCGTCATTTAACTGAAGCTTGTCCAAAGCGTCCCTCAGATCCTGGTATTTTGAACCATCCGCAGGGTAAACACCACAGTACACCATGGGATTGACCTTCTTGTAGCCCGGAAGAGGTTCTACACACGGATCGTCATCGTCCGTTATGGTATCACCCACCCTGGTGTCTTTTAC is a window encoding:
- a CDS encoding DUF6783 domain-containing protein, whose translation is MHSGKLHVPFCGRFVPNSVSVARYDSLIGDKSLTKCDAQLAESNFHIHSTCSQLLNSSAMASSLSNWGRWISAALHETSLTGISVLRPSPIPFLDFTIPQGVFICSVQVYWP
- a CDS encoding DUF6783 domain-containing protein, whose amino-acid sequence is MCVTLCERFVPDEGIVAGYADRIGDKSPAKWDVQLAGMNFHIHSGSVAAERFSHRDLRPPALSHSLPSVTIPHPNSSAKKAPATRGKPFSFFHHTVACCTYVLHSFLFLF
- a CDS encoding CBS domain-containing protein gives rise to the protein MNILFFLTPKSDVAYIYDSYSLRQVLEKMEYHRYSCIPIIGENGKYVGTITEGDLLWGLKNRGDLNLKAAEEIPITSFKRRANYTPVRVDSDMEDLLDKAMRQNFVPVIDDQKNFIGIVTRRDIMQYICSERQNKNKKECKTYVQHATV
- the hemW gene encoding radical SAM family heme chaperone HemW — its product is MKKDLGLYLHIPFCIQKCGYCDFLSAPAGREEREAYVQALEKEIRSYGDFAGGYRVSTVFVGGGTPSCLEASQTERIFEAVKDTFEIERMPEITMEMNPGTVTKEKLQAYKNCGINRLSIGLQSVRDSNLRLLGRIHTYEEFLESFRLAREAGFQNINVDLISSLPGQTEEFWREELKTIAELSPEHISVYQLILEEGTTFYEKYAAHPELLPDEETSRAIYQATEEVLGQYGFHQYEISNYAKEGRECRHNLKYWERDDYLGLGLGAASMVRNIRMNNTGDMKTYLEKCGEPKTMRTDVQFLEEPRQIEEFMFLGLRKTRGISKKEFRRVFGRDIELVYEKALKKLFSSGMLLEKKDRLYLSKEGVLLSNAVLSEFLFDSSDEPENL
- the lepA gene encoding translation elongation factor 4; this translates as MAGVDQSKIRNFCIIAHIDHGKSTLADRIIEKTGLLTEREMQSQVLDNMDLERERGITIKSQAVRIVYQAKDGEEYIFNLIDTPGHVDFNYEVSRSLAACDGAILVVDAAQGIEAQTLANVYLALDHDLDVFPVINKIDLPSAEPERVKNEIEDVIGIEAQDAPLISAKMGLNIEEVLEKIVEKIPAPQGDARASLQALIFDSVYDSYKGVIVFCRIKEGTVRKGTKIRMMATGAVEEVVEVGYFGAGQFIPCDELSAGMVGYITASIKNVKDTRVGDTITDDDDPCVEPLPGYKKVNPMVYCGVYPADGSKYQDLRDALDKLQLNDASLQFEPETSVALGFGFRCGFLGLLHLEIIQERLEREYNLDLVTTAPGVVYKVHKTNGEMMDLTNPSNLPDPSEIEYMEEPMVKAEIMVTTDFIGPIMDLCQERRGQYQGMEYMETTRALLKYHLPLNEIIYDFFDALKSRSRGYASFDYEMLGYERSDLVKLDILVNKEEVDALSFIVFAGSAYERGRKMCEKLKEEIPRQLFEIPIQAAVGSKIIARETVKAMRKDVLAKCYGGDISRKRKLLEKQKEGKKRMRQVGNVEIPQKAFMSVLKLDDK